The following proteins come from a genomic window of Rutidosis leptorrhynchoides isolate AG116_Rl617_1_P2 chromosome 10, CSIRO_AGI_Rlap_v1, whole genome shotgun sequence:
- the LOC139870736 gene encoding uncharacterized protein, translating to MVMKVHVDTGSSVDVMYEKCFSKLLANIQALMKPTAVSLAGFSGESTWPVGQLELQMELVDDCDESLRRQALLNLYIMRNQLRFNMILGRTALYLFGAIPSTIHGMVKFSTNKGIGTLTSAEVEPCCAMIMASENMGVEGHSFHSE from the coding sequence ATGGTCatgaaggtacatgtggacactggtagcagtgtagatgTCATGTACGAAAAATGTTTTAGCAAACTACTCGCAAATATccaggctttgatgaaacctactgcggtttcacttgctggATTTTCAGGAGAGTCAACTTGGCCTGTTGGCCAGTTGGAATTGCAAATGGAGCTAGTTGATGATTGCGATGAGTCGCTGAGACGCCAAGCCTTGTTGAATTTGTATATAATGCGTAATCAGTTGCGATTtaatatgatacttgggcgcactGCTTTGTACTTGTTTGGCGCTATCCCTTCTACTATACATGGCATGGTTAAGTTTTCTACAAATAAGGGAATTGGCACGCTAACTTCTGCGGAAGTAGAGCCGTGTTGCGCTATGATTATGGCAAGTGAAAATATGGGTGTTGAGGGGCATTCATTCCACTCTGAATAA